One Candidatus Micrarchaeia archaeon DNA window includes the following coding sequences:
- a CDS encoding LPD38 domain-containing protein, with protein MSDALDEMFAGITSAAQNGGQSMPSLELPGTGSTPRQKDALDNMFDGVTAQAQQEGKSALPTSIALVGQDVGTDIAYTIGKTAKVVAEPTLNMLHGAATIVDKTISPITKAVTGAEESPEIFRLITGAAKKYGAPDEFKPSPDDPWYMKGGEFVGQVVGGILPYLLGGAVLKAAGLTLPVAGAVTEAIPGILGKTTQAALSPTAKLLRTLGNNALNFGTTDVLSTIGQGGGVKEARDAFIKSIPNAALFSVAEVIPFNQLTKNPWIQQGLASTATGTAFAGSHALTGETDPGALAVSFLTGFGIHAVNAGMNALGQRKAANSLYNQYVLDWKKENNISDEKFNEVQAIIDKIPPSPTNSPEEFNQAEREATSQIVVENKADSGVTDEVGATSTDLPEFFLSKKGDKYEVKGLSGTTTFDSEEMANQYIEGMLTNPKYIEQHRQLQELKRLQESRNKTSDAPMIPAAAITPAEREQPMGLPSRTPVVESKPASDLTQPVEAQAGVTQPVAEPKPKPAEATSPTPKLPDQPMGSGVERGTATPATTPAPEEIAPANAPGTLSEGVQQAQATPTTIPEPTLQPTTVELTPEITAARDALAKERGVTPEELTYKGVWPESEGMPGQYMFDYTLPENGLATGWMWPIAGKSEVAPEVTPQSPPTPTIPSSLTGQPGASQSLGLETQAGRGVEGGVATIYDKGVRNAPQRATIVGDNIRIDSYVGRKKADSYEIPIKDIIEARNRYGNPAAGIAELFNERLEQLAEEPGGFGQAQRILDSQARAVTKLLFPESTTPAPPTLAEKAGLGKGGVTPKSTSPKKNRHNLPLNDPNKVIAWAVPTTGVKNYTTGGNKQGWKVIEGSVHPKDIGTDIPLTDKALNHWRANKNELGMVNLKGLSEADIQSIISAAKRDEASVTVNRMGDFASYRIKNAPTPRKNKLDVALGGRPEAPGTDAEFRATHGSRQGAPEVFAAETPEQAQARIKTTPRQTKGKGSNPQRAIERNDLAALLHNIGGIDPKAYAITGNFNLPEEKMALGRTVLKKGGLAPDIAFEEAKTHFPDQFGHFTDAEDMLRYFVDGRYQKFLNQKSIEQQFEDHYADIEEQAAREGLSPEALARVEADVEREIAAEREAIRSEGSAGAANLDTSWDAASALGLSPREKPASRLTARLDTIQADNPGLDANHLELVLKTFPDGPTDQIVRMAKDPKVFDQLRRQRLQKMSDSGGDSHQMQSLPGTGGLFGEPGEGGDTLFRLQDLSTKIDRLTKPELNYALSTGIVPRDVYDTVYAPKYGEWGGKEWAKSFPDFAMVGMEAPRFKTGEPNGVTEPLITTDTLQKAFGKDSKVTESTFIPNTHEVTLADGRRILIWQNGTIEVEKEALNAYGKTELGPTDYIAGRWQPIDQGGIITLAKGEGGATLHHEILHAAEEMVLTPREIAALEKKYGDVEARARAYEEWNPKERPDTAFQKILDFFRNIYRSIFPNAESVFEKVRSGEVWGREAKGGLPEALAPSRGQIAKGGLPESIAPSRLQGEPPEVKYLIKKTRFAQEPQARRVEEMYEGDESQFKELRSTKLSELWKKMKHLTVDTAANIKKQLLAEGGAAGREVIMNHDLSRGASAKAQQILEVANSKIYDGLSKADEILLNRVIQSRRTIAIEAYKPDMMHPGMLGAADHQAYLDSMPPALAKRLNARADAYFAAMKDNLTAMRDAGLINEQNYQEMVSHGDYSPRRFIQYIDPDVTGFTAGGRKITVPDSGIQRLEEGSDQALENNSRMLLGQTVARTQARIMKNEANKSLWNLTKEVPDNGIVRVAKRVKIDPNEVNFSFEDAPPEYDMTAAAQKVIYKYESPGAGETYIKFRENGQEKRLIMPDKYAREWVQSDPMISSLAGQIIGYASGAKILQAMATGMNPGFALTNLPRDIAHIWLVSSEYSKVGPKYLGQMGKDILEVAKDAIGRKGAYKDFINQGGGMSFLTNQGQVQRLPGVFGTIQHYLGWVGETSEILTRLAVRNRALKNGKAPQEATWAARNYLDFAQGGSFAKAADSAIPYLNASIQGTRMIAKAAHADPKLFMMKVGQIGALAVGLYLANTLVNKDAWDQIPENEKVTNWIITTPFSYLDELGNKRYHYFRIAKDQGQRVFASAFEGMMALLKGEKVDGRQIASAVGDFLPLVPNEKLPPTFQAMIGYLANKDFWRNRDIWRGPKVESSEEYNRYTHPLLIKAGEVTGLSPERLGYALGTMIPATNSYVSMVGGGIKSILSDLPEKDREKTLGEILGNFPMANKLMRSTDPYVPYQQEIEGSTLQENTQRFKQRRELEKLIDANFSLPLEERMAVYSQYITAQPPNDTKRLIREVKNYEAYHEVPDRRWWLSLSHLAPEVRAEAFYKRYKAATPDKQEVLRALGAKLPGINSEAFRNRLAQLDNGLEIPDTDESVVNQELSKVLESDFGLVDLGGIGTLIGQPKRTRKKRDFGLSGLGL; from the coding sequence ATGTCTGATGCTTTAGATGAGATGTTCGCTGGCATAACCTCTGCGGCTCAGAATGGAGGGCAATCTATGCCTTCGCTTGAACTGCCGGGCACTGGATCTACACCTCGTCAAAAAGACGCTTTGGACAATATGTTTGATGGCGTTACCGCTCAAGCACAGCAAGAAGGGAAAAGTGCGCTTCCAACTTCTATTGCCCTGGTTGGCCAGGACGTAGGGACAGATATCGCATATACCATTGGGAAAACTGCTAAGGTTGTAGCTGAACCTACTCTGAATATGTTACACGGTGCCGCGACGATAGTGGACAAAACTATCAGCCCAATTACCAAGGCTGTCACCGGAGCGGAAGAAAGTCCTGAGATTTTCCGGCTTATCACCGGGGCTGCAAAAAAATATGGGGCCCCGGATGAGTTCAAGCCCAGCCCGGATGACCCCTGGTACATGAAAGGTGGTGAGTTTGTCGGTCAAGTTGTGGGCGGTATTCTTCCTTACCTCTTGGGCGGCGCAGTTTTGAAGGCTGCGGGCTTAACTTTACCAGTTGCGGGAGCGGTGACTGAGGCCATCCCTGGCATCTTGGGGAAAACGACCCAAGCGGCTCTTAGTCCTACCGCTAAACTTCTCAGAACTTTGGGGAACAATGCCCTTAACTTTGGAACCACTGATGTTTTGAGCACGATTGGGCAGGGTGGCGGGGTCAAAGAGGCTCGGGACGCTTTCATTAAGTCCATCCCCAATGCGGCCCTGTTTAGCGTAGCTGAGGTCATCCCGTTCAACCAACTCACCAAGAATCCGTGGATACAGCAGGGGCTCGCATCGACAGCGACAGGTACGGCTTTTGCTGGCAGCCATGCTCTTACCGGAGAAACCGACCCTGGCGCCCTGGCTGTCAGTTTCCTGACAGGTTTTGGTATCCATGCGGTCAATGCGGGGATGAACGCTCTTGGGCAACGTAAAGCGGCTAATAGCCTCTATAATCAGTACGTTTTGGATTGGAAAAAAGAGAACAATATCAGTGATGAAAAATTCAATGAAGTTCAAGCGATCATAGACAAGATTCCGCCATCGCCTACGAACTCGCCCGAAGAATTTAACCAAGCTGAGAGAGAGGCGACTTCACAGATCGTTGTAGAAAACAAAGCTGATTCTGGCGTTACGGATGAGGTGGGGGCAACATCAACTGATTTACCTGAATTTTTTTTATCTAAGAAGGGAGATAAATACGAAGTAAAAGGCTTGTCTGGGACAACCACTTTTGATAGCGAAGAGATGGCTAATCAGTATATCGAAGGCATGCTCACAAATCCAAAATATATTGAACAGCATCGTCAGTTGCAAGAATTGAAGCGGTTACAGGAAAGTAGGAATAAGACATCCGATGCCCCCATGATTCCGGCCGCAGCGATCACCCCCGCGGAACGCGAACAGCCCATGGGACTCCCTTCCAGGACCCCCGTTGTGGAAAGTAAACCCGCCTCCGACTTGACACAGCCGGTGGAAGCGCAAGCAGGCGTTACGCAACCGGTGGCGGAACCGAAGCCGAAGCCAGCAGAGGCCACCTCCCCCACCCCGAAACTTCCCGACCAGCCCATGGGGTCCGGTGTGGAACGGGGTACTGCTACCCCGGCCACTACTCCTGCCCCGGAAGAGATCGCTCCGGCTAATGCGCCTGGTACATTATCAGAGGGGGTTCAGCAGGCGCAAGCCACCCCGACCACCATACCCGAGCCAACCCTTCAACCCACCACAGTGGAACTCACCCCGGAGATCACAGCCGCTCGTGACGCCCTGGCGAAAGAGCGGGGGGTTACCCCGGAGGAATTAACTTACAAAGGTGTCTGGCCGGAGTCGGAAGGGATGCCGGGCCAGTACATGTTTGACTACACCTTGCCGGAGAATGGTCTGGCTACCGGGTGGATGTGGCCGATTGCTGGGAAAAGTGAAGTTGCGCCGGAAGTCACCCCGCAATCACCCCCTACCCCTACCATTCCCTCATCGCTTACCGGCCAACCTGGGGCATCTCAGAGCCTCGGTCTGGAAACGCAGGCGGGGCGTGGGGTTGAGGGGGGTGTAGCAACTATCTACGATAAAGGTGTCCGAAATGCGCCGCAGAGGGCCACAATCGTAGGCGATAACATTCGGATAGACAGTTATGTTGGCCGGAAAAAAGCTGACTCTTATGAAATTCCCATCAAGGATATTATTGAGGCAAGAAATCGGTATGGGAATCCTGCTGCTGGAATAGCGGAACTTTTCAATGAAAGATTGGAGCAACTTGCGGAAGAACCTGGAGGGTTCGGACAAGCCCAAAGAATACTCGATTCTCAAGCCAGAGCAGTTACCAAACTTTTGTTTCCTGAATCCACCACCCCCGCCCCCCCGACGCTTGCCGAGAAGGCCGGACTGGGGAAGGGGGGAGTTACTCCTAAGTCCACCTCTCCGAAGAAGAATCGTCATAATTTGCCTTTAAATGACCCAAATAAAGTTATTGCATGGGCTGTTCCTACCACTGGGGTAAAAAACTATACCACTGGTGGGAATAAACAGGGATGGAAAGTTATTGAGGGTTCTGTTCACCCTAAAGACATAGGTACAGATATTCCGCTTACTGATAAAGCCTTAAACCATTGGCGAGCAAATAAGAATGAGCTTGGGATGGTTAATCTCAAAGGATTATCTGAAGCAGACATACAGAGTATTATATCAGCGGCCAAGAGAGACGAAGCCTCTGTGACTGTTAATCGGATGGGGGATTTTGCCTCTTACAGAATTAAGAATGCCCCCACTCCCCGGAAGAACAAACTTGACGTTGCCCTGGGGGGTCGGCCCGAGGCACCGGGGACCGATGCAGAGTTCCGGGCGACCCACGGGTCACGGCAGGGTGCGCCGGAGGTGTTTGCGGCGGAGACTCCCGAACAGGCCCAGGCCCGGATAAAGACTACTCCCAGACAGACCAAAGGTAAAGGTTCTAACCCCCAGCGGGCCATCGAACGAAACGATCTTGCTGCCCTCCTTCATAACATCGGCGGGATCGACCCTAAAGCCTACGCAATCACTGGGAATTTTAATCTTCCGGAAGAGAAGATGGCGCTTGGGAGAACGGTACTCAAAAAAGGCGGGCTGGCACCCGATATCGCCTTTGAGGAAGCCAAGACCCATTTCCCCGATCAGTTCGGCCATTTCACAGATGCCGAAGATATGTTGCGTTATTTTGTTGACGGACGCTATCAAAAGTTTTTAAATCAAAAGAGCATCGAACAACAGTTCGAGGATCATTATGCCGACATCGAAGAGCAAGCCGCCAGAGAAGGACTCTCTCCCGAAGCACTCGCCAGAGTTGAGGCAGATGTTGAGAGAGAAATTGCTGCTGAAAGAGAGGCTATCCGAAGCGAGGGTAGCGCAGGAGCAGCAAACCTCGACACCTCTTGGGACGCCGCCTCTGCCCTTGGCCTTAGCCCCCGTGAAAAACCCGCCTCAAGATTAACCGCTCGCCTTGACACCATCCAGGCCGATAATCCTGGTTTAGATGCGAACCACCTCGAACTTGTCTTAAAGACCTTCCCTGACGGGCCTACCGATCAGATCGTCAGGATGGCTAAAGACCCAAAGGTCTTTGACCAGTTGCGCCGTCAGCGTCTGCAAAAAATGTCTGACTCAGGTGGCGACTCTCACCAAATGCAGTCACTCCCTGGCACCGGGGGGTTGTTTGGAGAGCCGGGCGAGGGCGGTGACACCCTCTTCCGCCTCCAGGACCTATCCACCAAGATCGACCGCTTGACCAAGCCGGAACTCAACTACGCCCTGTCCACCGGGATAGTACCCCGTGATGTCTACGATACGGTCTACGCACCCAAGTACGGCGAGTGGGGCGGGAAGGAGTGGGCTAAGAGTTTCCCCGATTTTGCCATGGTGGGGATGGAGGCACCGCGGTTCAAGACGGGTGAACCGAACGGGGTGACTGAACCCCTCATCACCACGGACACCTTGCAGAAAGCGTTCGGGAAAGACTCCAAGGTTACCGAGTCCACGTTTATCCCCAACACCCACGAGGTCACCCTGGCCGATGGCCGGCGCATCCTCATCTGGCAGAACGGTACTATCGAGGTGGAAAAGGAAGCTCTGAACGCCTACGGTAAGACTGAGCTTGGGCCGACTGACTACATTGCCGGCCGCTGGCAGCCGATAGACCAGGGCGGGATCATCACCTTGGCGAAGGGCGAGGGGGGCGCCACGCTCCACCATGAAATCCTTCATGCCGCTGAAGAGATGGTACTGACTCCCCGTGAGATCGCTGCGCTGGAAAAGAAGTACGGTGACGTGGAAGCCAGGGCTCGGGCCTATGAAGAGTGGAACCCCAAGGAACGACCCGACACCGCCTTCCAGAAGATCCTCGACTTCTTCCGGAACATCTATCGGTCTATCTTCCCCAACGCGGAGAGTGTGTTCGAGAAGGTCAGGAGCGGGGAGGTGTGGGGGCGTGAAGCCAAAGGCGGGTTACCGGAGGCGTTGGCGCCAAGTCGAGGGCAGATCGCCAAAGGCGGGTTGCCAGAGTCCATTGCCCCATCTCGCCTTCAGGGCGAACCCCCGGAAGTCAAATATCTCATTAAAAAAACTCGGTTTGCTCAAGAACCTCAAGCTCGCCGGGTAGAAGAGATGTACGAAGGAGACGAGTCTCAGTTCAAAGAGTTGCGGTCAACCAAGTTGAGCGAACTGTGGAAGAAAATGAAACACCTCACCGTGGATACTGCCGCCAACATCAAGAAGCAACTTCTCGCTGAGGGTGGGGCAGCAGGTAGGGAAGTCATTATGAACCACGACTTGAGTCGGGGCGCATCGGCTAAAGCCCAACAGATTTTGGAAGTGGCTAACTCGAAAATTTACGACGGCTTGAGTAAAGCGGACGAGATACTTCTGAACCGTGTCATTCAGTCTCGGCGCACTATTGCCATTGAGGCCTATAAGCCCGACATGATGCACCCGGGGATGTTGGGTGCGGCTGACCATCAAGCCTATCTGGACAGTATGCCGCCCGCCCTTGCCAAAAGGCTTAACGCCCGAGCCGATGCTTACTTTGCCGCCATGAAGGACAATCTCACCGCCATGCGGGATGCTGGATTGATTAATGAGCAGAATTATCAAGAGATGGTGAGTCACGGCGACTACTCCCCCAGGCGGTTCATTCAGTACATCGACCCGGACGTGACAGGGTTCACCGCTGGCGGACGCAAGATTACCGTACCCGACTCTGGTATTCAGCGTTTGGAAGAGGGCTCCGATCAGGCTCTGGAAAATAATTCCCGGATGCTCTTGGGTCAGACCGTGGCTCGGACCCAAGCTAGAATAATGAAGAATGAGGCGAACAAGTCTCTCTGGAACCTGACCAAAGAAGTTCCCGACAATGGGATTGTGAGAGTCGCCAAGAGGGTGAAGATTGACCCGAACGAGGTGAATTTCAGCTTTGAGGACGCTCCCCCTGAATACGATATGACCGCCGCCGCACAGAAGGTGATCTACAAATATGAGTCTCCGGGGGCGGGCGAGACCTACATAAAGTTCAGGGAGAACGGGCAGGAAAAACGATTGATTATGCCCGACAAGTACGCCCGGGAGTGGGTGCAGTCTGACCCCATGATCTCATCGCTTGCCGGGCAGATTATTGGTTACGCCTCCGGCGCCAAGATTCTTCAGGCCATGGCTACTGGGATGAACCCCGGCTTCGCTCTTACCAACTTGCCTCGTGATATCGCCCATATCTGGTTGGTAAGTAGTGAGTATTCCAAGGTAGGACCAAAATATCTTGGACAGATGGGTAAGGATATTTTGGAAGTAGCCAAGGACGCCATCGGGCGCAAGGGGGCTTACAAGGATTTCATCAATCAGGGTGGCGGCATGAGTTTCCTGACCAACCAGGGGCAGGTCCAGAGGTTGCCGGGTGTGTTCGGCACCATACAGCATTACCTTGGATGGGTCGGTGAAACCTCAGAAATCCTTACCCGGTTGGCTGTACGGAACCGAGCACTCAAGAATGGCAAGGCCCCTCAAGAAGCTACATGGGCGGCTCGGAATTACCTTGATTTCGCTCAAGGTGGGTCGTTTGCAAAGGCGGCTGATTCTGCTATTCCCTACCTCAATGCCAGCATCCAGGGGACCAGGATGATTGCTAAGGCCGCACACGCTGACCCCAAGTTGTTCATGATGAAGGTGGGGCAGATCGGGGCCCTGGCGGTCGGCCTCTACCTGGCAAACACTTTGGTCAATAAAGATGCTTGGGACCAGATACCCGAAAACGAGAAGGTCACCAACTGGATTATCACCACGCCATTTTCTTATCTGGATGAGTTGGGGAATAAACGTTACCACTATTTCCGTATCGCTAAAGACCAGGGCCAGAGGGTGTTCGCTTCGGCCTTTGAAGGCATGATGGCGCTATTGAAAGGCGAGAAAGTGGACGGCAGGCAGATAGCCTCTGCTGTGGGCGATTTCTTACCTCTTGTCCCCAACGAAAAGTTACCTCCGACTTTCCAGGCCATGATTGGCTACCTCGCCAATAAAGATTTTTGGCGCAACCGGGATATCTGGCGTGGACCCAAGGTTGAATCGTCAGAGGAATATAACCGCTATACCCACCCGCTTTTGATTAAGGCCGGTGAGGTTACGGGGCTTTCGCCGGAACGGCTGGGATACGCCCTGGGTACGATGATCCCGGCAACCAACTCGTATGTTTCCATGGTAGGCGGTGGCATTAAGTCCATACTCTCTGACCTCCCCGAGAAAGATCGGGAGAAAACTTTAGGGGAAATCTTGGGGAATTTTCCCATGGCGAATAAGCTCATGCGGTCCACCGACCCTTATGTGCCGTATCAACAGGAGATTGAAGGTTCAACTTTACAGGAGAACACCCAAAGGTTTAAGCAACGGCGTGAACTGGAAAAACTCATTGATGCCAATTTCAGCCTTCCTCTTGAAGAAAGGATGGCAGTTTACTCACAATACATCACGGCACAACCCCCGAACGATACCAAGCGGCTTATCCGAGAAGTCAAGAATTATGAGGCATACCATGAAGTTCCTGATCGCCGGTGGTGGTTATCGCTTTCCCATCTGGCTCCGGAAGTAAGAGCGGAGGCATTTTATAAACGCTACAAGGCGGCGACCCCTGACAAGCAAGAAGTATTAAGGGCTTTAGGCGCAAAACTTCCTGGGATTAACAGTGAAGCATTTCGGAACAGGTTGGCCCAACTTGACAATGGATTGGAGATTCCGGATACCGATGAATCGGTAGTCAATCAGGAGTTATCCAAAGTCTTGGAGTCAGATTTTGGGTTGGTGGATTTAGGAGGCATAGGCACTTTGATCGGCCAGCCCAAACGCACTCGCAAGAAAAGAGATTTTGGGCTCTCAGGACTGGGGTTGTAA
- a CDS encoding reverse transcriptase domain-containing protein, whose protein sequence is MKRYGNLFEQVFSKENLYQAYLDARKGKRGKRACFEFEINLGGNLAALYEEIHTGSYHPQPYFNFMVYEPKPRLIYAPAFRDIVVQHAVYRVIYPLFDRTFIASSFACRKSYGTHKASTYTQQALRHYDGDAYILKLDVRKFFYSIDRRILQDLIECKIKDVRLVEMMMLFADTGEPLGIPIGNLLSQLYALIYLNPVDHFIKRVLKVRHYVRYVDDMVLVGLSRDQGLFCKALIVDFLNTNLHLELSKSTLQRLKRGVNFVGYRTWKTKRIIRKYSLYKFGRRLKSGDRAAVVSLLGHAKGTDSLAYMLRLIAKAPHSIKLPGTYKNYKGRWHHDHRRAAKNRSK, encoded by the coding sequence ATGAAGCGATACGGCAATTTATTTGAGCAGGTCTTCAGCAAAGAAAATTTATACCAGGCCTATCTTGACGCCCGGAAGGGCAAGCGTGGGAAGCGGGCGTGTTTTGAATTTGAAATCAACCTGGGGGGCAACCTGGCCGCCCTTTATGAAGAGATCCACACCGGCAGTTATCACCCTCAACCTTACTTCAATTTTATGGTTTATGAGCCGAAACCTCGGCTGATCTATGCCCCGGCCTTCCGGGATATTGTGGTGCAGCACGCCGTCTACCGGGTGATCTATCCTCTCTTTGACCGGACCTTCATCGCCTCATCTTTTGCCTGCCGTAAGAGCTACGGCACCCACAAGGCCAGCACCTACACCCAGCAGGCCCTCCGGCACTATGATGGCGATGCCTATATTTTAAAGCTCGATGTCCGCAAGTTTTTCTACTCCATCGACCGCCGGATCCTCCAGGATCTGATCGAGTGCAAGATCAAGGATGTCCGCCTGGTCGAGATGATGATGCTCTTTGCCGATACCGGAGAGCCCCTGGGGATCCCCATCGGCAATCTCTTGAGCCAGCTCTACGCCCTAATCTATCTCAATCCCGTGGATCATTTTATTAAGCGGGTTCTTAAAGTCCGGCATTATGTGCGCTATGTGGATGATATGGTCCTAGTGGGTCTCAGCCGGGACCAGGGCCTGTTCTGCAAGGCTCTCATAGTGGATTTTCTGAACACCAACCTACACCTGGAATTATCCAAATCCACCCTTCAGAGGCTTAAACGCGGGGTCAATTTTGTCGGCTATCGCACCTGGAAGACTAAAAGAATTATCCGGAAGTACAGCCTTTATAAGTTTGGCCGTAGATTAAAGTCAGGCGACCGGGCGGCAGTGGTCTCGTTGCTCGGGCACGCCAAGGGCACCGACTCCTTGGCATATATGCTGAGGCTGATAGCCAAAGCCCCGCACTCCATTAAATTACCCGGGACCTATAAAAATTACAAAGGGAGGTGGCACCATGACCATAGAAGAGCAGCTAAAAACAGGTCAAAATAA